The region ACATCGTCCCCTCATGAGGCAACACACTTTCAGCCAGAAGACGTTCTTGCGCGGCGACAACTGCGTTCAGTGCCAGAAGCGGTAGGTGTGAACGCAGGGATTCTCTGATCTTTATTAATACctcattatttatttcagaATTCGCTTTGGAGCCGTTGGCCTTCGCTGTCGGGACTGCCCTGTACGCTGTCACATTGACTGCCGGTATCTTCTTACGGTCAGCTGTGTGCCACAGACAGGAACGCCCACGGCCAAGACCATGACCGGCTATGTCAGTGACTTTGCACCTTCAGTAGCGCCCATGATTCCGGCTCTGATTGTGCACTGTGTGAACGAGATTGAGGCCCGAGGCTTGAAGGAGGTGGGACTCTACAGGCTGTCTTCGTCGGAGCGGGAGTATAAGGCTCTTAAGGAGCAGTTCTTGAGGGGAAAGGCCACGCCCCATTTGGGGAACACAGACATCTATGTGCTGTGCTGTTGTGTAAAGGATTTCCTGAGGTCCCTCACTGAGCCCCTCATTCCGACCAGTCAGTGGAAGGACTTTGCCAATGCAGTCCAGGATCCGGACGCCAAAGATGCTCAGGAAATGCTCTACAAGTCGGTGAAACAGCTGCCACAAGCCAACCGGGATACGTTGGCCTTCCTGATTCTGCATTTCCAGCGGATCGCCGAGTGCCGCGAGGTGCTCATGCCCATCGACAATCTGTCGCTTATCTTCGGTCCCACAATCGTGGGCTACTCGACGCCAGATCCAGACCAACATGCAATCTATACGGAGGTCTTTACCCAGAAGCAGGTAATGAAGGCTCTCCTGGAGTTGCCCGTGTCGTTCTGGGAGCAGTACATTGCCATAGATCAGACCCGGACGCCGGCCACTGTGGTGAAGCGAGTACCTAGCAGCAACAAGGATTTACTCTCCTTATATGGTAAGCCTATTCTTATGATGTAATTAcccaattatttattttccgaTTTTCAGCTACTCCTTTCAAGGGCACTATCAAAAAGCGAAAGTTCTATGGAACACCGCCAGCCTCTGCCCACAAAAAATAATCTGACTTTCCTTGTTGAAAGCTTTTGACGTGTTACTTAAGTTTACTTCaagtatttacatttttttgtttccggCCAGCCCCACTCAGGCtgtaattattatatttgtacCCAACTAACCCCGCATAGaagttttcttttataattaaagtACTCGATTATAAACTGAAGCACCTTACTCGTACTAACATAAGTATACACAAATCACCCCCGATGGGAAATAAAGTGAAATGGATTTGATAACAGCGCCTATTTTAATAGTCTTAAATGGAGActctttatattaaaaataataatcgaaTTTGCTCAGGAAAATCCCTGATAGAAGCATGTTCTCAGTGATCGGCATATCATCATAAAACGGGTTTTTTTCCATGCCTGAGTAGTAATTGTACTTCAAACCACGGCATGGAGGTGCCAGTCTCTACAACTATATCAACTGAGAATGTTCACCGCGCATCAGAATCTTTCCCTCCGGCTGCTTGTGCTCTCCACTGTCGTCTCCGGTGGTTGGGGTTTTTTTAACACTACGGGCTGCGGTCATCGATGTGCGAGCGGCGACTGCATCCCACTGGACCAGTTATGCGATGGCACTGCCAACTGCCAGGACGCCTCGGACGAGACTAAAGCCATGTGCCAGAAAGTCTGGTGTCCGGGCTATTCTTTTCGGTGCACTTACGGAGCCTGCATAGCCAGCACGGCGGTGTGTGACGGCATAATGGATTGCGTGGATGGCTCGGACGAAGAACGCTGGCTGTGTCGGGCCCAAATGCAGGAGGCCAACTGCGACCACTGGGAGATGCATTGCTCCTCCGGCCAGTGCATGCCCTACTCCAAGCTGTGCGATGGCATCAAGGATTGCACAGACGGTGATGATGAAGACGGAACATTGTGCGAAGGTGTAACAAAATCGGAGAATGATCCATCAAGGACCAACTCCACACAGAAGGAGGACGGCTGCCTGGTGCCGGATTTGCCAAATGTGataatcaaaaattcaaacaatGCTGTCATCCATGCTGGAACAAGGATTCCCAGAGGCACATCCATTTTCTATGACTGCCCCGCCGAGCATTCCTTGAAAGGAGAGACCGGCAATACGTGCCATGGCTCCATGTGGATGAAAAAGTTTCCCTATTGTGAAAGTAAGTTATTGCTGATCTTCCACATTGAACATTTACTTAATCATCATTTTTACCAGCAGCTCCAACCGCATTCTTCTTTAATCTGACGATATCCTTGTTCTCCCTGTTGATGGTGATCCTGGTCTTCTTACTTTGGCGGATACGCCGGGAAAGTGTGACAAGAAGTCGAAGGCTGCGGGAAGAAAACATTTGGTTGGTGGAAACCAGTTCCAGTCGTCACACAGAAAGTACTCTGCCAAAGTATTAGGAAAATACGTTCATTGGAGGGtttttgaaattcaaattgtAACGGTTTTTGGGGAATGCTTTAGTATTGGAAAGTGATTGTTGGAGCTATTTGGAGCTGTTGGAGCACATGATTAAAAAAGCGATAATATTATATGTCTGTAttctatttataatataaaaataataatttataaaaataaaatatggtaAAACACCTGTTGTTTCCAATCCCCCcccttgaataattttttgtatattggagCTAAGCCCCTGCTCTCTCATATTGAAAGTGCGGTCACACTAGCCCCAACTCGAGGGCCCCAATATTGCTCCAGTGCTTCTCCAAGTAAGTCTCCCCCACTGAGGCCTTCACAGCGAACCGATTAGATAATATCTTGGATTCTAGCCGGTCCAGTAACATTGAAAATGGCCAACATTGCCAAGCTCTTCGCCTCCCGTGCCCAGTGTGTCCTGCTGGCAGCCGCACGCCAGCCACAGGTGGCCACTCGCTTTGCCAGCACCTGTAAGTATAGAATCTCACTGCAGGAGATCAAAGTCCAACTGCAAAGTCTCCGCTGCCGGTATTAGTTCAAACCAACAAGAAGGGACTGATTTAGTCCAGAATATGATCTGTTATTCCCTTGCCGTCTCCGCTGCCGGTGCCAAACATTGATTGCGTAACCTCACGATCACCTCATAATGCCATCTCTTTCACACCCCCCACAGCTGGTAACTGGGAGTTTATCAAGACCGAAGTTGCTGGTGAGGGCAAGAACGTGGCTGTCATCACGTTGAACCGCCCCAAGGCTCTGAACGCCCTCTGCAATGGCCTGATGAAGGAGCTGTCCACCGCCCTGCAGGAGTTTGGCAAGGACAAGAGCATCGCTGCCATCGTTCTGACTGGAAGCGAGAAGGCCTTCGCTGCTGGAGCTGATATCAAGGAGATGCTGCCCAACACCTACTCGCAGTGCATCCAGGGCAACTTCCTCAACGACTGGACCGAGGTGGCCCGCACCCAGAAGCCCATCATTGCTGCCGTGAATGGCTACGCCCTGGGCGGTGGCTGCGAGCTGGCCATGATGTGCGACATCATCTATGCCGGCGAGAAGGCCAAGTTTGGTCAGCCCGAGATCGCGCTGGGCACCATTCCCGGAGCTGGTGGCACTCAGCGATTGACCCGCGTCGTTGGCAAGTCCAAAGCCATGGAGATGTGCCTCACCGGTAACATGATCACCGCCCAGGAGGCGGAGAAGCTGGGTCTGGCCAGCAAGGTGGTTCCCGCTGATCAGCTGGTTGGTGAGGCCATCAAGTTGGGCGAGAAGATCGGCACCCACTCCAATCTGATCGTGCAGCTGTGCAAGGAGGCCGTCAACACAGCTTATGAGACCACTCTCCAGGAGGGTCTCAAGTATGAGCGTCGCACCTTCCATGCCACTTTCTCCACCGTAAGCTTAACAATTCTATgcaagttttttattttaaaaatttatttttgatttattttttaggccGATCGCAAGGAGGGTATGACTGCCTTTGCCGAGAAGCGCCCAGCCAAGTTCACCAATGAATAAGATGGATATACCCACCAGATCCTTAAAGCCAGCAATGcatttatatatttgtaaaaaattcaACGTTTTTctatgcaattaaaaatttaatcgtGATAACTTTTAAAGCACATTATGCAGCCTGTGAGCCTGACTGCCAGTTGATACTCCACTCGGTTATTTGTGGAATACCCCCCGGGCAGTGAGGCTCCAGGCTGCATGTCATATTCCTaatcgaaacaaaaaaaatgtttttgaaaatttaaagaatttgtgTAATGCACCCGCTTGTTGTTGACCGGAACCGGCAACCCGGTCGGGAAACCATGAGCCTCTTCACCTCGTCTCCTTTGTCGCAGATAGTCGCCCTCTCGATAATCGATTCCTCCCCGCATTCTTGATCTTGGGCCTCTGCTTCTGGTTCTGTCATCACAACTGCACTGACTAGTATGAGCTTGACGACTAGGTGGCCTCCTTCTTCTACACATGCGAGGGTGTTGGACAAATAGGAATCGATCGCCTCGGGGTGTAATCAGTGCTGGATCACTGGGCTCTCTGGGAAATTCACAGTTTCGCATGGTCAGCCCTCTCGATCGACGAGGTTCTGGGTGGCGTGGTACTGGTGACCGGGAGGTCAGGAACCAATCATTACTGGTCCTAGCGAATCCTTCCCTGCACTTCTTGGCCTTTCTCCGCTTACGGCGTTCCTCCCACTCTCGTTGGGCTCTGGACTCCCGTTTCTTGCAGGTATCCTTGGTCTCAACTTCGCTGGAGTCGCTACTCAAGCTTGTATGAGTGGCGGATCTTTTCCTTTCTGGCATATCATCCGAGCCACTGGTGTCTTTAACATATGCCGTGTGTGTCGTGGGTGGGGGGCCCTGATAGTTCTGATATATATAGGATCCTACTGACGAACCTCTATGGGTTGCTTGCCAACTCCTTGACCCCTTGGTTTTTGTTCGGGGTATCCCCCTTTCGGGGGACAGTGTAGATGGCCTACAGTTTGCATTGGGATTATAGAAAGTATTTCGATTGGGTTTCGGGGATGGGCTACTGCGTCTTTTCGGAGCCATGGTTCTTTGCCAAAAGCTAGGATCCCTGGGGCCCTTCACATCCTGTATCCTTGGCTGTTCACTTGCGACGGCTTggtaattggttttttttgatTCCAAGTTAGAGGGTGCCGCTTCTTGTTTGGAACTGTAGCCATCGGTAGTGGCATTTTGGATGCAGTAGGGCGTTTCTTTTTCCAACTTTCGGCAAATGGCAGCTCTCTTGGATCTCTCCCTCTCTGAATGTTTGCGATCCGAGTTGGGTTTCACTGGCAGGCTGCTGGGTCCATGGAACAGAAGCCGCTTTGCGAAGGCATTCAAACGGGGCAGCAATCGTGGTTTCTGGGGGAGAGCCCGATGCGAATCCGTGGCCAAGGGACCGCTCCACAAGTACTTGCCAGTATTATCATTTCTGGGACACGATTCGGTGGGAGGGTCATCATCATCCCAAGCAAAAGGACTGTCATCTGTGTTTCTTTGACGCCTGGATTCCCACACGGCTCCTCTTCCCTCTGTGCTGCACATAGTATAGGAGTCTTTCATAGGAGTTGGTTCGGCATCTGAGTGACACAAATCCGCATTTCCAAAGCTTACAACCGAGGCTCTAGAAGACTTTTCATGGGGTTTTGGAAAACATGGTGGCGGGGGATAATGTTCCTCCTGTGATTCTATATCCATCTCCTCCAACTGTCGCTTTGCCTGCATTCTAACATCTTGTTGTGCCCTGGACCAGTAGAAGAAATATGGATTTGACTCACAACACATCCTCCGCTGACGGCACATAATCTCCGCCAGACGCTGCTTCTCCTCCTCCCGGATGTTCGGATCCACGGCAGACCATAGGTAGCAGTATGGTGGTGGCTTCTTtcgtttctttttcttttcgtaAATATCCTTAAAGTCAGAGCGGTGAACAAAGCCCTCGTACCCATAGCCACAGCATCCCCATGGGTGATCCGGTGGCATTTCCACATCCGTCCCATCATAGAAATCGGGTCGTTCCGAGCGTTGGACGCCAACTTGGCGGGGGCAGCACATGGACTTGAAAAATTTATTCTCCGGTTCTGGACGTACTCGGTAGCCAGTTCGTTCGTAATCTGCCTTCTCCCTTCTTGCTTCTCTTTCCAAGGATACGGCCCAGTTCTCCTCGTCCTGGGAATTCGCGACATGCATGCGTGGAGCTGAACATGTGACCATGTTTTTACTTGGTTTGCTTGGGAATCTCTCATAATTGGATCTTTTGATAGCCTGATAGAAGGGCTGATTCTCAAACTCGATGCGGCGCGGATCT is a window of Drosophila bipectinata strain 14024-0381.07 chromosome 2R, DbipHiC1v2, whole genome shotgun sequence DNA encoding:
- the tum gene encoding rac GTPase-activating protein 1 — protein: MALSALASFDDLRRCMQVLTDGTAEEEFLRFLRIFEQYYEKCAGYAAETARIQSELDKSLTKMGDLEGKLFHARRIIDMEIKARRQAEHERDAMENKIMAVADLLRHERNLNNETRDKLAFLHTLPSSRKRKSLNAVREDKSYGDINSTGSLLSDLSITHSEDDFLDVRRSKSWREHRPSLPKNPIPCVGNKRSRLSTGLNGSMSGNTPTTTKSRRSGLGIGVEQHTVDVGQGAERFCATTKVTIPQDGQGVIRAESTIESLPVIGGHERIGEGLSSTPRRSALKEPTAPPLTPVNAMAPHVAAESGTPIQHRPLMRQHTFSQKTFLRGDNCVQCQKRIRFGAVGLRCRDCPVRCHIDCRYLLTVSCVPQTGTPTAKTMTGYVSDFAPSVAPMIPALIVHCVNEIEARGLKEVGLYRLSSSEREYKALKEQFLRGKATPHLGNTDIYVLCCCVKDFLRSLTEPLIPTSQWKDFANAVQDPDAKDAQEMLYKSVKQLPQANRDTLAFLILHFQRIAECREVLMPIDNLSLIFGPTIVGYSTPDPDQHAIYTEVFTQKQVMKALLELPVSFWEQYIAIDQTRTPATVVKRVPSSNKDLLSLYATPFKGTIKKRKFYGTPPASAHKK
- the LOC122321086 gene encoding modular serine protease: MFTAHQNLSLRLLVLSTVVSGGWGFFNTTGCGHRCASGDCIPLDQLCDGTANCQDASDETKAMCQKVWCPGYSFRCTYGACIASTAVCDGIMDCVDGSDEERWLCRAQMQEANCDHWEMHCSSGQCMPYSKLCDGIKDCTDGDDEDGTLCEGVTKSENDPSRTNSTQKEDGCLVPDLPNVIIKNSNNAVIHAGTRIPRGTSIFYDCPAEHSLKGETGNTCHGSMWMKKFPYCETPTAFFFNLTISLFSLLMVILVFLLWRIRRESVTRSRRLREENIWLVETSSSRHTESTLPKY
- the Echs1 gene encoding probable enoyl-CoA hydratase, mitochondrial, coding for MANIAKLFASRAQCVLLAAARQPQVATRFASTSGNWEFIKTEVAGEGKNVAVITLNRPKALNALCNGLMKELSTALQEFGKDKSIAAIVLTGSEKAFAAGADIKEMLPNTYSQCIQGNFLNDWTEVARTQKPIIAAVNGYALGGGCELAMMCDIIYAGEKAKFGQPEIALGTIPGAGGTQRLTRVVGKSKAMEMCLTGNMITAQEAEKLGLASKVVPADQLVGEAIKLGEKIGTHSNLIVQLCKEAVNTAYETTLQEGLKYERRTFHATFSTADRKEGMTAFAEKRPAKFTNE
- the LOC108131965 gene encoding uncharacterized protein isoform X2; translated protein: MQTLNCKPLPVPARTKSDNESPPAKIFRNGKKFYGVEDTATQWYVHKRRPQVAKCPKPRMFGYKFRMPIRNALNHKSTTAPFRFPGRRISPEFLCLLKRHHASLPGVNRVSKRYLVQKPSFSYYKYGPDAKSRPMRPGIETAAPVTFPCRNMVCPRRRTIEGWDIPEESLQVQESGYALEEEKSKDKDDQVQESKSEVPKSKTERKKARKVSPGSAYSSQKPRRVAPFREPLLHGLYTTHEPEEPELQSIPSRHKSSTSVERKPSSISTISATKTYCYPAENIEDPDPSRPSGVTACCDPVSYEKPRRKRDPRRIEFENQPFYQAIKRSNYERFPSKPSKNMVTCSAPRMHVANSQDEENWAVSLEREARREKADYERTGYRVRPEPENKFFKSMCCPRQVGVQRSERPDFYDGTDVEMPPDHPWGCCGYGYEGFVHRSDFKDIYEKKKKRKKPPPYCYLWSAVDPNIREEEKQRLAEIMCRQRRMCCESNPYFFYWSRAQQDVRMQAKRQLEEMDIESQEEHYPPPPCFPKPHEKSSRASVVSFGNADLCHSDAEPTPMKDSYTMCSTEGRGAVWESRRQRNTDDSPFAWDDDDPPTESCPRNDNTGKYLWSGPLATDSHRALPQKPRLLPRLNAFAKRLLFHGPSSLPVKPNSDRKHSERERSKRAAICRKLEKETPYCIQNATTDGYSSKQEAAPSNLESKKTNYQAVASEQPRIQDVKGPRDPSFWQRTMAPKRRSSPSPKPNRNTFYNPNANCRPSTLSPERGIPRTKTKGSRSWQATHRGSSVGSYIYQNYQGPPPTTHTAYVKDTSGSDDMPERKRSATHTSLSSDSSEVETKDTCKKRESRAQREWEERRKRRKAKKCREGFARTSNDWFLTSRSPVPRHPEPRRSRGLTMRNCEFPREPSDPALITPRGDRFLFVQHPRMCRRRRPPSRQAHTSQCSCDDRTRSRGPRSRMRGGIDYREGDYLRQRRRGEEAHGFPTGLPVPVNNKRVHYTNSLNFQKHFFCFD
- the LOC108131965 gene encoding uncharacterized protein isoform X1; its protein translation is MLSELKIAKLNSQNTCTSYYDFLTCGPACMQTLNCKPLPVPARTKSDNESPPAKIFRNGKKFYGVEDTATQWYVHKRRPQVAKCPKPRMFGYKFRMPIRNALNHKSTTAPFRFPGRRISPEFLCLLKRHHASLPGVNRVSKRYLVQKPSFSYYKYGPDAKSRPMRPGIETAAPVTFPCRNMVCPRRRTIEGWDIPEESLQVQESGYALEEEKSKDKDDQVQESKSEVPKSKTERKKARKVSPGSAYSSQKPRRVAPFREPLLHGLYTTHEPEEPELQSIPSRHKSSTSVERKPSSISTISATKTYCYPAENIEDPDPSRPSGVTACCDPVSYEKPRRKRDPRRIEFENQPFYQAIKRSNYERFPSKPSKNMVTCSAPRMHVANSQDEENWAVSLEREARREKADYERTGYRVRPEPENKFFKSMCCPRQVGVQRSERPDFYDGTDVEMPPDHPWGCCGYGYEGFVHRSDFKDIYEKKKKRKKPPPYCYLWSAVDPNIREEEKQRLAEIMCRQRRMCCESNPYFFYWSRAQQDVRMQAKRQLEEMDIESQEEHYPPPPCFPKPHEKSSRASVVSFGNADLCHSDAEPTPMKDSYTMCSTEGRGAVWESRRQRNTDDSPFAWDDDDPPTESCPRNDNTGKYLWSGPLATDSHRALPQKPRLLPRLNAFAKRLLFHGPSSLPVKPNSDRKHSERERSKRAAICRKLEKETPYCIQNATTDGYSSKQEAAPSNLESKKTNYQAVASEQPRIQDVKGPRDPSFWQRTMAPKRRSSPSPKPNRNTFYNPNANCRPSTLSPERGIPRTKTKGSRSWQATHRGSSVGSYIYQNYQGPPPTTHTAYVKDTSGSDDMPERKRSATHTSLSSDSSEVETKDTCKKRESRAQREWEERRKRRKAKKCREGFARTSNDWFLTSRSPVPRHPEPRRSRGLTMRNCEFPREPSDPALITPRGDRFLFVQHPRMCRRRRPPSRQAHTSQCSCDDRTRSRGPRSRMRGGIDYREGDYLRQRRRGEEAHGFPTGLPVPVNNKRVHYTNSLNFQKHFFCFD